The Staphylococcus carnosus genome has a segment encoding these proteins:
- the rimP gene encoding ribosome maturation factor RimP: MSKITEQIEEIIQPVLDDLNFELVEIEFTKEGKDHFLRISIDKEGGVDLNDCTLASEKISEVMNEEDPIEQMYYLDVASPGAERPIKTDKALHDAVEQPVFVSLYAPIDGSKEWLGVLQSVTDDHIVIKAQVKEKKKEVEIPRNKIAKARHAVLI, encoded by the coding sequence ATGAGTAAAATCACTGAACAAATTGAAGAAATCATTCAACCCGTATTAGATGATTTGAATTTTGAACTCGTAGAAATTGAATTTACTAAAGAAGGAAAAGACCACTTCCTCAGAATTTCAATCGACAAAGAAGGCGGCGTCGATTTGAATGACTGTACACTTGCATCTGAGAAAATCAGTGAAGTTATGAATGAAGAAGACCCAATCGAACAAATGTATTACCTAGATGTAGCATCACCTGGTGCTGAACGTCCTATTAAAACTGATAAAGCACTTCATGATGCTGTAGAACAACCTGTATTTGTTTCTCTTTATGCGCCGATTGATGGCTCTAAAGAGTGGTTAGGTGTCTTGCAATCTGTAACTGATGACCATATTGTCATCAAAGCACAAGTTAAGGAAAAGAAAAAGGAAGTTGAAATCCCTAGAAATAAAATTGCTAAAGCACGTCATGCAGTATTGATTTAA